Proteins encoded within one genomic window of Deltaproteobacteria bacterium:
- a CDS encoding tetratricopeptide repeat protein, with product MITTFRFIALAVVLGLCLGCNKQDDSPIDREEKVYRAILLDGNRFIKKEKYQEAAALFSEAISKKPDKFEGYLNRGIAYLHLKRYDQAIVDFTEAIRKDQTMAIAYANRGIAYDHLKKQRQALSDYQKAIALDPEVGKGPGFMERFLHNKPKMPDVRDRAEFLENTLEPNAK from the coding sequence ATGATAACGACTTTCAGGTTCATCGCCCTGGCAGTGGTTCTCGGCCTCTGCCTGGGGTGCAACAAGCAAGATGACAGCCCGATAGACCGGGAAGAAAAGGTCTATCGGGCCATCCTGCTTGACGGCAATCGGTTCATAAAAAAAGAAAAGTACCAAGAGGCGGCCGCTCTTTTTTCAGAGGCGATCTCCAAAAAACCTGACAAATTCGAGGGTTATTTGAACCGGGGCATTGCCTATCTCCACCTTAAGCGCTACGATCAAGCCATTGTTGATTTCACAGAGGCGATCCGGAAAGACCAAACCATGGCTATTGCTTACGCAAATCGCGGCATTGCTTACGATCATCTAAAAAAACAACGACAAGCCCTTTCCGACTACCAAAAGGCCATAGCCCTTGATCCTGAGGTTGGGAAAGGGCCTGGTTTCATGGAAAGGTTTCTCCACAATAAACCCAAGATGCCCGATGTAAGAGACAGGGCCGAATTCTTGGAGAACACCCTGGAACCAAACGCAAAGTAG
- a CDS encoding cyclic nucleotide-binding/CBS domain-containing protein, protein MVEIPYNKIIDFFRGIVPFNELPQDVLKELPRKILIDYFPKETLILEQDGPPSDYLYIIQTGAVEKTARKDGVDILLDYRAEGEFFGSASLINETGPAFNVRTYEDTICYLLPKDVFDELMQNHVGFHENFAIRVSKLAYRLKKAQTGIFAPRGQPDTVIFKYDGYLFTVTAGDLVKRKPVTCSPYHEVAFAAKLMAENGVGSVAVVDARNRPLGIVTKSDMTNRILAAGKGSSEPVRTVMSAPVLSVLPGDPCFSALLKMARFNCHHICVVQGEMLQGVISQHDLIVLQGSNPLAVINDIEKQTTIQGIAGLVDAMDRMVRSLLNSGVSAKDVTTFISECNDRLTRKIIGLTEASLREEGWGPPPVSYCWLALGSEGRKEQTLRTDQDNAVIYSDPEPASNQAVQEYFLRLAQGVVSGLESCGFPRCKGGVMASNPQWCQPETVWKNYFSSWINQASPEDLRNCTIFFDFRHLAGAAVLAQRLRTFLNRNVENSRAFLRHLTTNALYNGPPLGFLRALVVEKTGAHKDELNLKMSGLVPLVDAIRVLSLSGQINATNTLNRLELARRKNLLPDDMAEDIKEAFNFIVLLRMNHHMTQKDHEIEPSDYINPRTLSKLQGKSLIEAFHVIRDLQGELKAHFPQSM, encoded by the coding sequence ATGGTTGAAATCCCTTACAACAAGATTATCGACTTCTTCCGTGGGATAGTGCCTTTTAACGAGCTTCCCCAAGATGTCCTAAAGGAACTCCCCCGCAAGATATTAATCGACTATTTCCCAAAAGAAACCCTGATCCTTGAACAGGACGGACCCCCCAGCGACTATCTCTATATCATACAGACCGGCGCCGTGGAAAAAACCGCCCGAAAAGACGGCGTGGATATCCTCTTGGACTACCGAGCCGAGGGAGAATTCTTCGGAAGCGCCTCCTTGATTAACGAAACCGGTCCTGCCTTTAATGTCCGGACCTATGAAGACACGATCTGCTATCTACTCCCAAAGGATGTCTTTGACGAGTTGATGCAAAACCATGTGGGGTTTCACGAGAACTTTGCCATCCGCGTATCCAAACTTGCATACCGGCTGAAAAAGGCCCAGACTGGTATTTTTGCCCCCCGCGGACAACCAGACACCGTGATCTTCAAATACGATGGCTACCTGTTTACGGTTACCGCCGGGGACCTGGTCAAGCGAAAACCGGTGACCTGTTCTCCCTATCATGAAGTCGCCTTTGCGGCTAAATTAATGGCCGAAAACGGGGTTGGCTCTGTGGCTGTGGTTGATGCTCGAAATCGCCCCCTCGGAATTGTGACCAAAAGCGATATGACCAATCGTATCCTTGCAGCAGGAAAGGGAAGTTCTGAACCAGTCAGGACGGTTATGAGTGCGCCGGTCCTCTCCGTGCTTCCCGGGGACCCGTGCTTTAGCGCTCTTCTCAAGATGGCCCGTTTCAACTGTCATCACATATGTGTTGTCCAGGGAGAGATGCTCCAAGGTGTCATCTCGCAACACGACCTTATCGTGCTTCAAGGATCCAATCCCCTGGCTGTAATCAATGACATTGAAAAGCAGACGACTATTCAAGGGATAGCGGGGTTGGTCGATGCAATGGACCGTATGGTAAGAAGCCTTCTCAACTCCGGTGTATCAGCCAAAGACGTGACAACCTTTATTTCCGAGTGCAACGACCGCCTCACACGAAAAATCATCGGTTTGACAGAGGCATCCCTTCGTGAAGAAGGTTGGGGGCCTCCTCCTGTTTCTTATTGCTGGCTCGCCTTGGGCAGTGAAGGCCGCAAGGAACAGACATTGCGAACAGATCAGGACAATGCCGTCATCTATTCGGATCCCGAGCCCGCATCAAATCAAGCCGTGCAGGAATACTTCCTCCGTTTGGCCCAAGGGGTCGTTTCCGGCCTGGAAAGCTGTGGCTTTCCCAGGTGCAAAGGCGGCGTTATGGCCAGCAACCCACAATGGTGCCAACCGGAAACGGTTTGGAAAAACTACTTTTCAAGCTGGATTAACCAGGCATCTCCTGAAGACCTGAGAAACTGCACCATTTTTTTTGATTTCCGTCACCTGGCAGGTGCCGCAGTACTGGCCCAAAGGCTCCGGACTTTCTTGAATCGCAACGTTGAAAATAGTCGAGCCTTCCTAAGGCACCTCACCACCAACGCCTTGTACAATGGTCCGCCTCTCGGCTTCCTCAGAGCCCTTGTCGTCGAGAAAACCGGTGCCCACAAGGATGAGCTTAATCTGAAGATGAGCGGCCTTGTTCCTCTGGTGGATGCTATTCGCGTGCTCAGCTTGAGTGGACAGATCAATGCCACCAACACCCTGAACAGATTGGAGCTTGCCCGTCGCAAGAATCTTCTCCCCGATGATATGGCCGAAGATATCAAGGAAGCCTTTAATTTCATTGTACTGCTGAGGATGAATCACCACATGACCCAAAAGGACCATGAAATAGAACCGAGCGACTATATCAATCCGAGAACCCTCTCGAAACTCCAGGGAAAATCCCTCATCGAGGCATTCCATGTAATTCGAGATCTGCAAGGCGAACTGAAGGCCCACTTCCCGCAAAGCATGTAG
- a CDS encoding 3'-5' exonuclease has translation MFGFFKTGNLQKLYARHTGRKDMPPALGRQLEVRGAYQPEALIAKTSFVIFDTETTGLHLEKGDRLLSIGAVKIAKARVHLGNAFYELIDPERPIPPSSIFVHNITPGVATARPHVSEILLKFLKFVDTAVLVAHHAGFDMKFLNHAMVGCFGFPIQNRILDTALAAAWIRGMEETELILSKDAHDTRFDAVAAHFGITAQDRHSAFGDALSTALLFQRFINILNNNGIMSLRQLVRIAGVS, from the coding sequence ATGTTTGGCTTTTTCAAGACCGGTAACCTGCAAAAGCTCTACGCTCGGCATACTGGCCGAAAGGACATGCCCCCTGCTCTGGGCAGACAACTGGAAGTCAGGGGGGCATACCAGCCCGAGGCGCTCATCGCAAAGACGTCATTTGTCATCTTTGATACGGAGACAACCGGCCTTCATCTCGAAAAGGGTGACCGACTTCTTTCCATCGGGGCCGTCAAGATAGCAAAAGCGAGGGTCCATTTAGGAAATGCCTTCTACGAACTCATAGACCCAGAACGGCCCATTCCGCCCTCTTCCATCTTTGTCCACAACATTACGCCCGGTGTTGCAACGGCTCGGCCGCACGTCTCGGAGATCCTCTTGAAGTTTCTGAAGTTTGTGGATACGGCCGTGCTGGTTGCCCACCATGCGGGTTTTGACATGAAATTCCTCAACCATGCTATGGTGGGGTGCTTCGGATTCCCTATCCAAAACCGTATCCTTGATACTGCCCTGGCCGCTGCCTGGATTAGGGGCATGGAGGAAACAGAACTCATTCTTTCCAAAGACGCCCATGATACGCGCTTTGACGCCGTTGCCGCGCACTTTGGCATCACTGCTCAGGATCGTCACAGCGCCTTTGGCGACGCCCTGTCAACAGCCTTGCTTTTTCAACGTTTTATCAATATATTGAATAACAATGGCATCATGTCCTTGAGGCAACTCGTCAGGATCGCCGGCGTGTCCTGA
- a CDS encoding HAMP domain-containing histidine kinase: MDQKLLSAERLKATGRLASEIAHELNTPLGGILMYSHLLMEDLPDNDPHMENVIKINKLAHRCKMIVQGLLDFAHQESPHPKMVQVNRILRNVIGFLEDHVLLRGISIEMRLDPALPKVAGDENKLEQVFINLIINAAQSMDGTGVLTLRTGFGFDSNQVRIECSDTGSGIDDKHIDRVFEPFFTTKEKGKGTGLGLSICHGIVEQHGGTMTVDSAKGQGSVFTIFLPSEVSL; the protein is encoded by the coding sequence ATGGATCAGAAACTTCTTTCTGCCGAACGCCTGAAGGCCACAGGCAGGCTGGCCAGCGAGATCGCACATGAACTGAATACCCCCCTTGGTGGTATCCTCATGTACAGTCATCTACTGATGGAAGATCTGCCTGATAATGATCCGCACATGGAAAACGTCATCAAAATAAACAAACTGGCACATCGATGTAAGATGATTGTCCAGGGGCTGCTCGATTTTGCGCACCAGGAAAGCCCTCATCCAAAGATGGTTCAGGTCAACAGAATTCTGCGTAATGTGATAGGGTTCCTGGAAGATCATGTGCTCTTAAGAGGTATTTCTATTGAGATGCGCCTTGATCCAGCCCTTCCCAAGGTGGCAGGCGATGAAAACAAGCTCGAACAAGTCTTTATTAACCTCATTATCAACGCAGCACAATCCATGGACGGGACCGGAGTCCTGACCCTCCGCACGGGGTTTGGCTTTGATTCAAATCAAGTCCGAATCGAATGTTCGGACACAGGCAGTGGCATAGACGACAAACACATTGACAGGGTTTTTGAACCTTTTTTCACGACTAAGGAAAAGGGCAAGGGCACGGGTTTGGGCCTTTCTATCTGCCATGGTATCGTGGAACAACATGGTGGGACCATGACGGTGGATAGTGCCAAGGGACAGGGTTCTGTATTCACCATCTTCTTGCCATCGGAAGTAAGTCTATGA
- a CDS encoding sigma-54-dependent Fis family transcriptional regulator — translation MKASYKILVVDDDAFMRDACHQTLTKQGHSTTLAKSGQEGLGLLEKSSFDLILLDLNMPNEDGLFILAKIKDIDPEAIVVMISGYGSIETAVQAIKLGAFDFITKPFTPEELLNTVKRALRKRQLTIEDIDTKKHIDKERKHTEIMSQSPAMAKVKEMITMVAPTDSTVLLQGESGTGKGLVARKLHELSRRRGSPFVSVDCGSLVKTLFESELFGHVKGAFTGADTTQLGKFEMAHGGTLFFDEISNINLEIQAKLLKAVEEKRISKVGNHKVVKVDVRIISATNRNLQETITKGNFREDLFFRLNVVSINLPPLRDRKEDIPLLVDHFLKVFNQKQSKTVEGFSRNAMKALTEYDWPGNVRELENTVERLIVFAQDKTITSHDLVYSNTVLSQMVATQPIRLEEMEREHIIKVLDTVRGNKTQAAQLLGIDRKTLRIKLKKYEISSPAE, via the coding sequence ATGAAGGCCAGTTACAAAATCTTGGTGGTTGACGATGACGCATTCATGCGGGATGCCTGTCATCAGACCCTCACCAAACAGGGTCACAGTACTACGCTGGCGAAAAGCGGCCAAGAAGGCCTGGGGTTGCTCGAAAAATCGTCATTTGATCTTATCTTGCTTGATCTGAACATGCCCAACGAAGACGGGCTATTCATTCTGGCCAAGATCAAGGACATCGACCCTGAAGCCATTGTTGTCATGATCTCAGGCTACGGCTCTATTGAGACGGCAGTCCAGGCCATCAAGCTTGGGGCGTTCGACTTCATTACCAAGCCCTTTACTCCTGAAGAACTGCTCAATACGGTCAAGCGGGCGCTCAGGAAGCGCCAGCTGACCATTGAAGATATTGATACAAAAAAACATATCGATAAGGAACGCAAGCACACTGAAATCATGAGTCAAAGCCCAGCCATGGCCAAGGTCAAGGAGATGATTACCATGGTGGCCCCAACAGACAGCACAGTGTTGCTTCAAGGGGAAAGCGGCACGGGCAAAGGCCTTGTGGCACGCAAGCTCCACGAGTTGAGCAGGCGACGCGGATCTCCTTTTGTGTCGGTCGATTGTGGCTCATTAGTAAAAACCCTGTTTGAAAGCGAACTCTTTGGCCATGTCAAAGGAGCCTTTACAGGCGCAGATACAACCCAACTGGGAAAATTCGAGATGGCCCACGGGGGAACCCTGTTCTTTGATGAGATATCCAACATAAATCTGGAAATCCAGGCCAAGCTTCTTAAAGCGGTGGAAGAAAAGCGTATCTCGAAGGTAGGAAATCACAAGGTAGTCAAAGTTGATGTTCGGATTATATCAGCCACAAACCGAAATCTTCAAGAGACCATAACCAAAGGGAACTTCAGGGAAGACCTCTTTTTTCGGTTGAATGTGGTCTCCATCAATCTGCCACCCCTTAGAGATCGCAAAGAGGATATCCCGCTGCTCGTGGATCACTTTCTGAAGGTCTTCAACCAGAAACAGTCAAAGACAGTTGAGGGCTTTTCCCGCAATGCGATGAAAGCGCTCACAGAATACGATTGGCCAGGAAATGTACGTGAACTGGAAAACACGGTTGAGCGGCTGATTGTATTTGCGCAGGACAAGACCATCACCTCGCACGATCTTGTGTATTCCAATACTGTTCTCTCACAGATGGTGGCGACACAACCGATCCGTCTTGAGGAAATGGAACGGGAGCATATCATAAAGGTGCTTGACACCGTGAGGGGGAACAAGACCCAAGCTGCTCAGTTGCTCGGCATTGACCGCAAGACACTCAGAATCAAACTGAAAAAATACGAAATCTCATCGCCTGCGGAATAG
- a CDS encoding TrpB-like pyridoxal phosphate-dependent enzyme, with product MEQVKVFLDEREIPTQWYNVLADVPTPMSPPLHPGTGQPVGPDDLAPVFPMNLIEQEVSTERWIDIPEEVLEKYLLWRPTPLYRARNFEKLLDAPVKIYYKNEGVSPPGSHKPNTAVAQAYYNKVFGVKRLSTETGAGQWGSALSMACKMFGLECRVFMVKVSYEQKPFRGLMMNVWGANCIPSPSDKTEAGRRILAEHPDSPGSLGIAISEAIEDAVSDKDARYSLGSVLNHVLLHQTINGLETQKQLEKIGVYPDVVMGCTGGGSNFAGLCLPFVRDKIHGKEISIVAAEPTSCPTMTRGPFAYDFGDTAQTTPLLAMHTLGHDFVPAPIHAGGLRYHGMAPIVSHLVKEQIIEARAYNQIQTFEAGIKWAHTEGFISAPETNHAIAAVVQEAERAKEEGKEKVILFNWSGHGLVDLAAYDAYLSGKLTQYEMPEEEISRALKSIEGFPKP from the coding sequence ATGGAACAGGTAAAGGTGTTCTTGGACGAGAGGGAGATCCCGACGCAATGGTACAATGTCTTGGCAGATGTGCCCACCCCCATGAGCCCACCGCTCCATCCGGGCACAGGACAACCGGTCGGCCCTGATGATCTTGCACCGGTTTTCCCTATGAATCTTATTGAACAGGAGGTGAGCACTGAGCGCTGGATAGATATTCCTGAAGAGGTGCTGGAAAAATACCTCCTGTGGCGTCCCACACCGCTGTACCGGGCGCGGAACTTTGAAAAGCTGCTCGACGCTCCTGTGAAGATCTACTACAAGAACGAAGGTGTGAGTCCGCCGGGGTCTCACAAGCCTAACACGGCCGTTGCCCAGGCCTATTACAATAAGGTTTTTGGCGTTAAACGGCTTTCCACCGAGACCGGCGCAGGCCAGTGGGGCAGCGCCCTGAGCATGGCGTGTAAGATGTTTGGCCTGGAGTGCAGGGTGTTTATGGTCAAGGTAAGCTATGAGCAGAAGCCTTTTAGGGGGCTGATGATGAATGTGTGGGGGGCCAACTGTATTCCCAGCCCGAGCGACAAGACCGAGGCCGGGAGAAGGATTCTGGCTGAACATCCTGATTCGCCAGGCAGTTTAGGCATTGCCATCAGTGAGGCCATTGAAGACGCTGTCAGCGACAAAGACGCCCGCTATTCCCTGGGAAGCGTTTTGAATCATGTCCTTTTGCATCAGACAATCAATGGATTGGAGACGCAAAAGCAGCTTGAAAAAATCGGCGTGTATCCTGATGTGGTGATGGGCTGTACGGGCGGGGGGAGCAACTTCGCCGGGCTTTGTCTGCCCTTTGTCCGGGACAAGATCCATGGTAAGGAAATTTCCATTGTCGCTGCCGAGCCCACCTCTTGCCCGACCATGACCCGTGGCCCCTTTGCATACGATTTTGGAGATACGGCCCAAACCACACCGCTGCTGGCCATGCATACCCTCGGCCACGATTTTGTGCCCGCGCCCATCCATGCGGGCGGTCTGAGGTACCATGGCATGGCGCCTATTGTCAGTCACCTGGTCAAGGAACAGATCATTGAAGCCAGAGCGTACAATCAGATTCAGACCTTTGAGGCCGGTATAAAGTGGGCCCATACCGAGGGCTTCATATCAGCGCCTGAAACCAATCACGCCATTGCAGCGGTTGTTCAAGAGGCCGAGCGCGCCAAGGAGGAGGGAAAAGAGAAGGTGATCCTTTTCAACTGGAGTGGCCATGGGTTGGTCGATCTTGCCGCCTATGATGCCTATCTATCAGGCAAGCTTACTCAGTATGAGATGCCCGAAGAAGAAATCTCGAGAGCGCTAAAATCCATAGAGGGTTTCCCAAAGCCATAG